The genomic DNA TTGGCCGACTCGAACATCAGCATGATCTTCTCGCCGGACTTCAAGTCTGTTCCATGGAAGGTGGTGTCGGCGGTCAGGGTGCGGCACATGTTCTTGACCGGTGAGGTCCAGCGCAGGGCTTCCTCGATCGCGCCGGGCAACAGGGACTGATCAGCGACCAGCCTGTCCCACTGATCCCGGTGCCGCAGCAGCTGATCGGTCCCACCCGAGAGCGTGTGGCGCGTGGTCTCGTCGCCGCCGATGAGGATCAGCAGCGTCTCCATGACGATCTCGTCATCGCTCATCTTCTGCCCCTCGACCTCGGCATTCACCAGGATCGAGAACAGGTCATCGGTCGGCTCGGCGCGGCGCTTGGCGATCACCTCCATGGTGAACGCGGTGTAGGCGGCAAATGTCTCCATCAGCATGTTGATGGCCGTCTCGTCGAGATGCGAACTCAGCCCGCAGACCAGGTCATCCGACCATTTCAGCAGCATGTCCCGCTCGGTGGGCAACACACCGAGCATGTCACCGATCACCGCCATCGGCAGCGGGGCGGCGATATCGCGGACGAAATCGCATTCCCCGCGTTCACACACCGCATCGATGAGGGTGTCGCACAGGCTCACGATCGAGGGCACCTTGTCCATCACGCGCTTGCGGGTGAAGCCGGAATTGACCAGCTTGCGGCGCAACACATGTGCCGGATCGTCCATGTCGATCATGTACGGCATGCCGGGCTGATCGGGGCGGATCCCACCGGCGCTGGAGAACAGCTCGGGGTTGCGCTCGGCATCGAGCACCGCCTGGTAGCTGGCCGCGGCGGCCTGACCGTTGCGGTCCCGGAACACCGGCGCGTTGGCGCGCATCCACCGGTAGGCCTCCCGCGCGCCACTGTCGGCGTAGAAGCGGCCGTCAGCCAGATCGACGTCGGGTTTGGTGGGCAGTACCTGAGTCACGAAATCTCCTTGGCGTCAGCGAACGTCATCTGCACATTGCGAACCGAACTGGACAACATCGCCCGTTTGGGCAGTCCCAGGGCCGCCAGTTCTTCGGCGTACGGGTGGTCACCGAGCCGGACCCGGGCCCCGCCCGGCCGATAGCGCACGCCGGAATTCCGCATCGTGCCTTCGGTTTCGCGCAGCACCCCGTCGAGGTGGGAGAAGGTCGACTGCACCTGTGGTTTGGCGGTGAACCGGGATGGAACGGGAAGCCCGGGTTTGAAGTCCATCCCCACCGCCAGCTTGCCGTCGATACTCACATCGAAGCTGAACGGCCTACCGTCACGAACGGTAAAGTCCGCCAAGACTTTCGGATAGCCCCAGATCTGCCGGCCGGCTGCCAGGGTGAACTCCCCGTCGACCGGCAGGTGATGCACGAAAGCGCCGGCCGAACCAAGGCCGCGCAGCCCGGCCTCCTGCGAGCCGGGCCGGTTCACCATGACGTTGGTGCCGTATTCCAGATACGGTCCGAGGTCGCCGTCGACGTAGTGCATCAGCATCAGCACGACGATCGCCCGCTGCGGCCTGCGCCGGTAGACCTGCAGACCGCTGTAGTCGATCATCCGCTGCGCGGCGCCGGCGTCCACCGAGAACATCGCCATGTGCTGTTCGGCGGTGCGAATCTGCACCGGCATGGTCAGCACGGTGCCGGCGACGGTGTGCTGCGAGGGCCCGGAAGTTGGCGCGCTGTGACTCACGCCATAAATCTAGAACCTCGAGTAGACACATCGCAAGGAAGTGTCTAGTCGTTCAGACGAGAGCGGCAAGATCCTTGATCTGCTCGACCGAGCGAGCCCCGACCACCATCATGGTCACGCCCGAAGCCTCCCAGGCCTTGATCTGCTCTTTGACGTAGTCGAGGTTACCGACGATCGCGGAGTCATCGACCAATTCGTCGGGGATGATCTTGGCGGCTTCGTCTTTCCGGTCATTGCGGAAAAGCCGGGTGACGTCGTCGACGACCTCGGCATATCCCATCCGCCGGTAGACCTCGGCGTGGAAGTTGGTGTCCTCCGAACCCATCCCACCCATGTACAGCGCCAGGTGCGGCTTCATCAGCTCCATGATCGCCGGCCGGTCGTCGGTCACCACGACCTGCGCGGTGGCACAGATCTCGAAGGTCTCCCGGGTGCGCCGAGCACCCGGCCGGGCGAATCCCTCATCGAGCCATTCGTTGTACATACCGGCGATGCGCGGCGAGTAGAAGATCGGCAGCCAGCCATCGGCAATCTCGGCGGCCATCGCGACGTTCTTGGGCCCTTCGGCACCCAGCATCACCGGGATGTCGGCACGCAGCGGATGGGTGATCGGCTTGAGGTTCTTGCCCAGCCCGGTGGTGCCCTCGCCGGTCAGCGGCAACGGGTAATGCGGGCCGTCGCTACGCACTGGGGCCTCCCGCGCCCAGACCTGACGCAGGATGTCGATGTACTCGCGGGTGCGGGCCAGCGGCTTCGGGAACTTCGCGCCGTACCAACCCTCGACCACCTGCGGGCCGGAGACGCCGAGCCCGAGGATGTGGCGGCCGCCGGACAGGTGATCCAGTGTCAGCGCAGCCATCGCGCAGGCGGTCGGGGTACGGGCGGACATCTGGATGACCGAGGTCCCCAGCCGCATGCGGGTGGTTTCCCGGCCCCACCAGGCCAGCGGGGTGTAGGCATCCGAGCCCCACGCCTCGGCGGTGAAGACGGTGTCGAAGTCCTCCGCCTCGGCGGCGGCGACAAGTTCGGCGTGGTTGGTCGGCGGCTGGGCGCCCCAATATCCGAGTTGAAGACCCAACTTCATTAGCTCGCCTTTCCACACACGGTTGAAACCATTCTTAGAACCTGTTCTACTCGATGCTGTGACCACAGGCCAAAGCAGCCCGGTGCAGATCGACAAGCATGAGCGGCCCCTCTCGGCGCCGCTGAAGCTCTCATTCGACTACACCCGTTCAGTCGGACCGCTCCTGTCCCAGTTCTTCACCGCACTACGTGATCGACGCATCGTCGGCGTACGCGGGTCGGATGGTCGGGTGCACGTACCACCCGCTGAGTATGACCCGATTACCTACGCGGCTTTGACCGAGGTCGTGCCCGTCAGCGCGGTCGGCACTGTGCAGTCCTGGACCTGGCAGTCGACGCCGCTCGGGGGTCAGCCACTGGACCGGCCGTTCGCCTGGGCGCTGATCAAACTCGACGGCGCGGACACCGCGCTGCTGCACGCCGTGGATGCCCCCGAGGGCACGCTGAAAAGTGGCGACCGCGTGCATGCCCACTGGATCGACGAGCCGGTCGGCGCGATCACCGATATCGCCTATTTCTTGCCCGGCGATACCGAAGAATCCGTGGAAGCATCGTCCAGTCCCGACGACCGCGAGCCGGTCACGGTGCAGGTGACGCCCAGCTTCATCGAGATCCAGCACACCGCATCCCTGCCCGAGACCACGTTCCTCAAGGCTCTCGAAGAAGGCAAGCTGCTCGGCGGCCGGACCAAGAAGGGCCGAGACGGCCAGCCCGGCAAGGTCTACTTCCCGCCGAAGGAAGCCGATCCCGCGACCGGGTTGGCGCTCGACGAGTTCATCGAGCTGCCGGACCAGGGCACGGTCACCACGTTCGCGATCATCAACATCCCGTTCTCCGGCCAGCGCATCAAGCCGCCCTATGTCGCGGCGTACGTGCTGCTCGACGGCGCCGACATCCCGTTCCTGCACCTGGTAACCGAGATCGACCCGGCGGACGTGCGGATGGGTATGCGCGTGCAAGCCGTGTGGAAGCCCCGCGAGGAATGGGGCCTGGGTATCGACAACAT from Mycobacterium sp. DL440 includes the following:
- a CDS encoding cytochrome P450 — its product is MPTKPDVDLADGRFYADSGAREAYRWMRANAPVFRDRNGQAAAASYQAVLDAERNPELFSSAGGIRPDQPGMPYMIDMDDPAHVLRRKLVNSGFTRKRVMDKVPSIVSLCDTLIDAVCERGECDFVRDIAAPLPMAVIGDMLGVLPTERDMLLKWSDDLVCGLSSHLDETAINMLMETFAAYTAFTMEVIAKRRAEPTDDLFSILVNAEVEGQKMSDDEIVMETLLILIGGDETTRHTLSGGTDQLLRHRDQWDRLVADQSLLPGAIEEALRWTSPVKNMCRTLTADTTFHGTDLKSGEKIMLMFESANFDEAVFENPDEFRIDRNPNSHLAFGFGTHFCLGNQLARLELRLMLERLLERLPDLRLADDNQLPLRPANFVSGPESMPVVFTPSAPVGA
- a CDS encoding acetoacetate decarboxylase family protein codes for the protein MPVQIRTAEQHMAMFSVDAGAAQRMIDYSGLQVYRRRPQRAIVVLMLMHYVDGDLGPYLEYGTNVMVNRPGSQEAGLRGLGSAGAFVHHLPVDGEFTLAAGRQIWGYPKVLADFTVRDGRPFSFDVSIDGKLAVGMDFKPGLPVPSRFTAKPQVQSTFSHLDGVLRETEGTMRNSGVRYRPGGARVRLGDHPYAEELAALGLPKRAMLSSSVRNVQMTFADAKEIS
- a CDS encoding LLM class F420-dependent oxidoreductase, which codes for MKLGLQLGYWGAQPPTNHAELVAAAEAEDFDTVFTAEAWGSDAYTPLAWWGRETTRMRLGTSVIQMSARTPTACAMAALTLDHLSGGRHILGLGVSGPQVVEGWYGAKFPKPLARTREYIDILRQVWAREAPVRSDGPHYPLPLTGEGTTGLGKNLKPITHPLRADIPVMLGAEGPKNVAMAAEIADGWLPIFYSPRIAGMYNEWLDEGFARPGARRTRETFEICATAQVVVTDDRPAIMELMKPHLALYMGGMGSEDTNFHAEVYRRMGYAEVVDDVTRLFRNDRKDEAAKIIPDELVDDSAIVGNLDYVKEQIKAWEASGVTMMVVGARSVEQIKDLAALV
- a CDS encoding Zn-ribbon domain-containing OB-fold protein produces the protein MTTGQSSPVQIDKHERPLSAPLKLSFDYTRSVGPLLSQFFTALRDRRIVGVRGSDGRVHVPPAEYDPITYAALTEVVPVSAVGTVQSWTWQSTPLGGQPLDRPFAWALIKLDGADTALLHAVDAPEGTLKSGDRVHAHWIDEPVGAITDIAYFLPGDTEESVEASSSPDDREPVTVQVTPSFIEIQHTASLPETTFLKALEEGKLLGGRTKKGRDGQPGKVYFPPKEADPATGLALDEFIELPDQGTVTTFAIINIPFSGQRIKPPYVAAYVLLDGADIPFLHLVTEIDPADVRMGMRVQAVWKPREEWGLGIDNIDYFKPTGEPDADYDSYKHHL